A genome region from Fibrobacter sp. includes the following:
- a CDS encoding InlB B-repeat-containing protein, with the protein MTDKVKYSKLYYVKKKKQGVENMKKWSFSNKFVLIAGLVLASQGFAALDCATGTGWGDFLTQEATKGSDGYYEIDTPEKLAWVSCKTTNGSLVSNKFKLTTDIDLGGKLFIPIAAGKGEKVNGTNVKFTGTLDGQGHTIKGLYIKGSEIAKSEVNGAPIYAQNIGLVAILSGGTIKNLVLEVSEIYASSSAGEDGTQGKDNPISVGTLVGWMEKGKIENCVVEGSITTSGGSNRVGGLVGNVWSATITDCVSDVSISASGTDTHVGGVVGALRKGGTVNLSSCVFEGDTLISTGGTAGGIVGYHENATVNANNLYYTGDYPGTGKPKAGVTIPTSQKDDDELNSEEVVCGLNGGSWNSATQICSGDTTRNVWSEGVTGISMNGSDGYKVSFNANGGTFASGAKIFKIVANGATITADEITVPTLANKKFAGWATTTGAKEPTTLGVASANTTIYAVWYDIYTVTFNTNSDPFTIQVPKHGVVAVEGFTVPSSYKIPDPESEGDSIKYYFTGWAFEAKWLEVNQDPTSSDTLHLANIDVVQDTALYPVWTRAETYSVTFDATLHGKTYVRFVKKVNQGDAVEEPDVRDIFTDPGYKIVDWCTNENCTEGSKYDFASSLDSNLTLYAEWDLEKYAINYVMNSGTNNVANPDSFTVESDTIIFAEPTRSGYAFEGWFYDAGFTQPATGIATNTVTGDITLYAGWIQQFYTVEYLSGNEVSATIVADKVPVGTGLTLKGEAFALERDGYVHKGWSKTPNGPLAYNFGDTYSNHEDLILYPHWVKATSYGAVTVYTYENDTGRKEAVIDGNSSLYTSIPKDIEVDTVIFEREFPVGNRSTIVLPFDIAVANTHGGKFNVLSSISGDFKTITLGEKSSQLYAYEPYVMLADQSTLTFDGPVTLKKTVDGEKQIGTSDWYFVPAYEKIVFGERDDLLGRAYGFAGKAVDKITVGQFVKVGGSAYVNPMRAYLVYRGELNGSSATKSAVGSGFGTVLPDEINVVVQDEQGNIVERGVLDTKTGEFHMDSWYDLQGRKLNGQPKVQGTYYRNGKRVIVK; encoded by the coding sequence TTGACTGACAAAGTAAAATATTCTAAATTGTACTATGTAAAGAAAAAAAAACAAGGTGTAGAAAATATGAAAAAATGGTCATTTTCGAACAAATTTGTTCTAATCGCTGGCCTGGTCTTGGCAAGCCAGGGGTTTGCTGCTCTTGACTGTGCGACTGGCACGGGTTGGGGCGATTTTTTGACACAGGAAGCCACCAAGGGTAGCGACGGCTACTATGAAATTGATACGCCGGAAAAACTGGCGTGGGTTTCTTGCAAAACTACAAATGGGTCGTTGGTTTCTAATAAATTTAAATTGACCACTGATATAGATCTTGGAGGAAAACTTTTCATCCCTATTGCAGCAGGAAAAGGTGAAAAAGTAAATGGAACTAATGTGAAATTTACAGGGACTTTGGATGGTCAAGGACATACCATTAAGGGCTTGTATATCAAGGGTTCTGAAATTGCAAAATCGGAAGTAAATGGTGCCCCAATTTATGCGCAAAACATTGGTCTTGTTGCTATTCTTAGCGGTGGAACCATTAAGAACCTTGTTTTGGAAGTTTCCGAAATTTATGCTTCGAGCTCTGCTGGAGAGGACGGAACTCAGGGTAAGGACAATCCTATCTCTGTGGGTACCCTCGTGGGGTGGATGGAAAAAGGAAAAATTGAAAATTGTGTTGTTGAAGGGAGTATTACCACAAGTGGGGGATCGAATCGAGTCGGTGGCTTGGTCGGAAATGTGTGGAGTGCGACTATCACCGATTGTGTAAGTGATGTGTCCATATCTGCAAGTGGAACAGACACCCATGTGGGTGGTGTTGTTGGTGCGCTAAGAAAGGGGGGGACTGTGAACCTATCCTCTTGTGTTTTTGAAGGTGATACCCTTATCAGTACAGGAGGAACTGCTGGTGGAATCGTTGGATACCATGAAAATGCTACTGTGAATGCAAACAACTTGTATTATACCGGTGATTATCCGGGTACAGGTAAGCCCAAAGCCGGTGTTACTATTCCTACCTCCCAAAAAGACGATGATGAACTCAATTCAGAAGAAGTCGTGTGCGGATTGAATGGGGGCTCATGGAATAGTGCTACTCAAATCTGTTCTGGTGATACTACGAGAAATGTCTGGTCAGAAGGTGTGACCGGTATTTCTATGAACGGTTCCGACGGCTACAAGGTTTCTTTCAATGCCAACGGTGGAACTTTTGCCTCTGGAGCAAAGATCTTCAAGATCGTTGCCAACGGCGCTACGATTACGGCTGATGAAATTACTGTGCCAACGCTTGCCAATAAAAAATTCGCTGGCTGGGCCACAACGACAGGTGCTAAAGAACCGACCACCCTAGGTGTTGCCAGTGCAAATACGACTATTTATGCCGTTTGGTACGACATTTATACGGTTACCTTCAATACAAATTCTGATCCCTTTACGATTCAGGTTCCTAAGCATGGAGTCGTTGCGGTAGAAGGCTTTACCGTTCCTAGTTCTTATAAGATTCCCGACCCTGAAAGCGAAGGTGATTCCATAAAGTATTACTTTACGGGATGGGCTTTTGAAGCGAAATGGTTGGAAGTGAATCAAGATCCTACATCCTCCGACACCCTGCATTTGGCCAATATCGATGTCGTTCAGGATACTGCTTTGTACCCTGTTTGGACCAGAGCGGAAACATATTCTGTGACATTTGATGCGACCCTACATGGAAAGACTTATGTCCGGTTTGTCAAGAAGGTAAATCAGGGCGATGCGGTTGAAGAACCGGATGTGCGAGATATTTTCACAGATCCGGGATACAAGATCGTTGACTGGTGCACTAATGAAAATTGTACAGAAGGAAGTAAGTATGATTTTGCTAGTTCGTTAGATAGTAATCTTACTCTGTATGCTGAATGGGATCTTGAGAAATACGCGATTAACTATGTGATGAATAGTGGTACGAATAATGTCGCCAATCCAGACTCGTTCACCGTTGAATCTGACACCATTATCTTTGCCGAGCCTACACGTTCTGGCTACGCCTTTGAAGGGTGGTTCTATGATGCCGGCTTTACACAACCGGCTACTGGAATAGCGACGAATACCGTTACGGGCGACATAACTTTGTATGCTGGGTGGATTCAGCAGTTCTATACGGTCGAATATCTTTCGGGTAACGAAGTGTCGGCAACGATTGTGGCCGATAAGGTGCCTGTGGGTACGGGCTTAACCCTGAAGGGTGAGGCGTTTGCTCTTGAACGTGATGGGTATGTCCATAAGGGCTGGAGCAAGACGCCCAATGGACCTCTTGCATATAACTTTGGTGATACCTACAGCAATCATGAGGATTTGATTCTCTATCCTCACTGGGTAAAGGCAACATCTTATGGTGCTGTAACTGTTTACACCTATGAAAACGATACCGGCCGTAAGGAAGCTGTCATTGATGGCAATTCTTCTCTTTATACAAGCATCCCTAAAGATATCGAAGTAGATACGGTGATCTTTGAAAGGGAATTCCCGGTGGGTAACCGTTCAACCATTGTGCTGCCCTTTGATATTGCGGTCGCAAATACTCATGGTGGCAAGTTTAATGTTCTGTCTTCCATATCGGGCGATTTCAAGACGATTACTCTTGGCGAAAAGTCTTCGCAGCTGTATGCCTACGAACCCTATGTGATGCTTGCCGATCAGTCTACGCTGACTTTTGATGGACCTGTTACCCTCAAGAAGACCGTAGATGGCGAAAAGCAAATCGGTACTAGCGATTGGTACTTTGTGCCTGCATACGAGAAGATTGTGTTCGGCGAACGGGATGATTTGTTAGGTCGTGCCTACGGGTTTGCCGGTAAGGCCGTGGATAAAATTACGGTAGGTCAGTTTGTAAAGGTTGGAGGCAGCGCCTATGTAAATCCGATGAGAGCCTACCTGGTGTACAGGGGTGAATTGAATGGCTCCTCTGCCACCAAGTCTGCTGTCGGTTCTGGTTTCGGAACGGTACTCCCGGATGAGATCAACGTGGTTGTCCAGGATGAACAAGGCAACATTGTGGAACGGGGTGTCTTGGATACCAAGACAGGCGAGTTCCACATGGATAGCTGGTACGACCTGCAAGGCCGTAAGCTGAACGGACAGCCCAAGGTTCAGGGAACCTACTACCGCAACGGTAAGAGGGTTATCGTAAAGTAG
- a CDS encoding CvpA family protein: MVWIDIVCCVIIAIFALLGLWHGLLKSIFKLVAWVAGLLGAYFATDVIGNFIATNLEIDGLTVKIICVCVGFLVPFLLFSFIGHFLHNIVKDSAISGVNRLLGAGLGVVKALILCFLFLTIIHLIPASGGLRDARNNALSYSAYRWSLETMGISSEEVDIIDMAEKKATEMADSAVDAAKEAAEKEAEKAVENAKKAAKEAAIKTVEKATTDTTKK, translated from the coding sequence ATGGTCTGGATTGATATTGTCTGCTGTGTCATCATCGCGATATTCGCCCTGCTTGGGCTGTGGCATGGTCTTCTGAAGAGCATCTTTAAACTGGTTGCCTGGGTAGCAGGCCTGCTGGGAGCCTATTTTGCCACGGATGTCATCGGGAATTTTATCGCCACAAACTTGGAAATTGACGGACTGACCGTAAAAATCATCTGCGTCTGCGTCGGATTCCTGGTTCCCTTCTTGCTTTTCTCGTTCATCGGGCATTTTCTGCACAACATCGTCAAGGATTCCGCCATCAGCGGCGTGAACAGACTTCTCGGTGCAGGGCTCGGCGTTGTAAAAGCCCTAATACTCTGTTTCCTGTTCCTGACCATCATCCACCTGATTCCCGCCTCGGGCGGACTCAGGGACGCCCGCAACAACGCCCTTTCGTACAGTGCCTATAGGTGGAGCCTAGAGACTATGGGAATCTCCTCTGAAGAGGTAGATATCATCGACATGGCCGAAAAGAAAGCCACCGAAATGGCGGACTCCGCCGTAGATGCCGCCAAGGAAGCCGCCGAAAAAGAAGCAGAAAAGGCTGTCGAGAACGCGAAAAAGGCGGCAAAAGAAGCCGCCATCAAAACCGTGGAAAAAGCCACTACCGATACTACAAAAAAATAA
- a CDS encoding serine/threonine protein kinase has translation MAEAKTKLPKKIGGYTPTQMLGHGAMGNVWLCHDPSLDRMVVVKQMRQVLLNQDDFILRFEREAKILAHLNHPAIIQPYALWKESDGQLSLSMEFVEGKSLRELLDCCKQPPLWVVLSILYEILTALSEVHRYGIVHRDLKPANLMIDKDGRIRLLDFGVAHAEKENEDDLTLTVAGSQIGTGAYMSPEQTLNEDATPLSDLFSMGIIGAEMLLGENVFRGENLSKTFKRIQKLRIKAEAFPKGTPKALIKVILKLLAKNPSKRYLSAADAADDLSKIMKGYPRHMEPYLAEWVLATLNSKESLVEPQIVPDRSKKFFIAGAILGAVVVATLWILVHFL, from the coding sequence ATGGCCGAAGCGAAGACTAAACTCCCCAAGAAAATCGGTGGCTACACGCCCACACAAATGCTGGGACACGGAGCCATGGGAAACGTGTGGCTCTGCCACGACCCGTCTCTCGACCGCATGGTGGTGGTCAAGCAGATGCGCCAGGTCCTGTTGAACCAGGACGATTTCATTTTGCGTTTCGAGCGGGAAGCGAAAATTCTCGCCCACCTGAACCACCCAGCCATCATCCAGCCTTACGCCCTCTGGAAGGAGAGCGACGGCCAGCTTTCACTATCGATGGAGTTCGTAGAGGGCAAGAGCCTCCGGGAACTTTTGGACTGCTGCAAGCAACCCCCTCTCTGGGTGGTACTTTCCATCTTGTACGAGATTCTCACAGCCTTAAGCGAGGTGCACCGCTACGGCATTGTCCACAGGGACCTGAAGCCCGCGAACCTGATGATCGACAAGGACGGTCGCATCCGCCTGTTGGACTTTGGCGTCGCCCACGCCGAAAAAGAAAACGAAGACGACCTGACGCTCACGGTTGCAGGTTCCCAAATCGGAACCGGCGCCTACATGAGTCCGGAACAGACCCTGAACGAAGACGCCACTCCCCTTTCGGACCTGTTCAGCATGGGTATCATCGGGGCCGAAATGCTCCTGGGCGAAAACGTTTTCCGCGGAGAGAACCTCTCCAAGACATTCAAGCGCATCCAAAAGCTCCGCATCAAGGCGGAAGCTTTCCCCAAGGGGACTCCCAAGGCACTGATAAAAGTCATCCTCAAGCTTTTGGCCAAGAACCCTTCAAAGCGCTACCTCTCTGCCGCAGACGCCGCAGACGACTTGTCCAAAATCATGAAGGGCTACCCCAGGCACATGGAGCCGTACCTGGCCGAATGGGTCCTTGCCACCCTCAACAGCAAGGAATCCCTGGTAGAGCCGCAAATCGTCCCCGACAGGTCTAAGAAATTCTTTATTGCAGGGGCCATCTTAGGAGCAGTAGTAGTGGCAACCCTCTGGATACTTGTTCATTTCCTATAA